Proteins encoded in a region of the Clostridia bacterium genome:
- a CDS encoding Rrf2 family transcriptional regulator, with translation MSEMVSIALHSMVLIAAQKDGNLNAKKISQKIGASEFHVSKVMQRLVKTNFIRSVRGPKGGFYLAKPPEQIKLLDIYTAIEGPIPNEQKCPANCKVCAFKKCLFGGVPQQLNQQFKQYLASKKLSELINYLK, from the coding sequence ATGTCGGAGATGGTTTCTATAGCTTTGCACAGCATGGTGTTGATTGCCGCACAGAAAGATGGAAATTTGAATGCCAAAAAGATATCGCAAAAGATCGGGGCATCAGAATTTCATGTATCAAAAGTGATGCAAAGACTGGTAAAAACTAATTTTATACGTTCGGTGCGAGGACCTAAAGGAGGGTTTTATCTTGCTAAGCCTCCGGAACAGATCAAACTTTTGGATATTTATACTGCTATAGAAGGCCCGATACCGAATGAACAAAAATGTCCGGCAAACTGCAAGGTATGCGCTTTTAAAAAGTGTTTATTTGGAGGAGTGCCTCAGCAATTAAATCAACAGTTTAAACAATATTTAGCTAGCAAGAAATTAAGTGAACTTATAAATTATTTAAAATAA
- the hcp gene encoding hydroxylamine reductase, with amino-acid sequence MKMFCYQCQETVKGKGCTVRGVCGKTQDVAGLQDLLIYTLKGIAFYNNKAKGCGIHREDADKFIVQGLFSTITNVNFDKKVFMDKIKQALALREDIKKEIEDQGCQLADDVPDAALWQGETQEDFESKVEQVGILSVENEDIRSLKELLIYGIKGMAAYVHHAEVLGYQEEQIYNFMQKALVETLREDIGVEELLGLIMECGKYGVDAMALLDKANTTTYGNPEVTEVDIGVGQNPGILISGHDLKDLEELLEQTQGTGVDVYTHGEMLPANYYPAFKKYPNFVGNYGNAWWKQNEEFEKFNGPILMTTNCLVPPKASYKDRLYTTDVVGFEDVKHIPDRKDGKQKDFSEIIEQAKKCAPPERLEDGKIVGGFAHNTIDSVADKVVEAINSGAIKKFIVMAGCDGRMKSREYYSEFAQKLPEDTVILTAGCAKYRYNKLNLGDIGGIPRVLDAGQCNDSYSLALTALKLKEAFGLEDINELPISYNIAWYEQKAVIVLLALLYLGVKNIHLGPTLPAFLSSNVVNVLVEKFGIAGITDVDSDIEKMAR; translated from the coding sequence ATCAAAATGTTCTGTTATCAATGTCAAGAAACTGTTAAAGGCAAAGGATGTACTGTGAGAGGAGTATGTGGAAAGACTCAGGATGTGGCCGGCCTTCAAGACTTATTGATATATACTTTGAAAGGCATTGCTTTTTACAATAATAAGGCCAAAGGGTGTGGCATCCACAGGGAAGATGCTGATAAATTTATCGTTCAAGGATTATTTTCCACTATCACCAATGTAAATTTTGATAAGAAAGTGTTTATGGATAAGATTAAACAGGCTTTAGCGTTAAGGGAGGACATCAAAAAAGAGATTGAAGATCAAGGCTGTCAATTGGCAGATGATGTTCCAGATGCTGCCCTTTGGCAAGGAGAAACTCAAGAAGATTTTGAAAGCAAAGTTGAACAAGTAGGCATACTTTCGGTAGAAAATGAGGACATAAGGTCGTTAAAGGAGTTATTGATATACGGCATTAAAGGTATGGCAGCATATGTACATCATGCAGAGGTATTAGGATATCAAGAAGAGCAAATATACAATTTTATGCAGAAGGCTCTGGTTGAAACTTTGAGAGAGGATATAGGTGTTGAAGAATTATTAGGATTGATCATGGAATGCGGGAAATATGGCGTAGATGCTATGGCTCTTTTAGATAAAGCAAACACAACGACCTATGGCAATCCTGAAGTAACTGAAGTAGATATAGGAGTAGGACAGAATCCCGGTATTTTGATAAGTGGACACGACCTCAAGGATTTGGAAGAGCTGCTGGAGCAAACGCAGGGAACAGGTGTTGATGTATATACTCACGGTGAGATGCTTCCTGCCAATTACTATCCTGCCTTTAAGAAGTATCCTAATTTCGTAGGTAATTATGGAAATGCATGGTGGAAGCAAAATGAGGAGTTTGAAAAGTTTAACGGTCCTATACTGATGACTACAAACTGCCTTGTTCCGCCTAAAGCATCCTACAAGGATAGATTGTATACTACAGATGTAGTAGGATTTGAAGATGTAAAGCACATACCTGATAGAAAAGATGGAAAACAAAAAGATTTTTCTGAGATAATAGAGCAGGCTAAAAAGTGTGCTCCTCCTGAAAGATTAGAAGATGGAAAGATTGTAGGCGGTTTTGCACACAATACAATAGACAGCGTAGCGGATAAGGTAGTGGAGGCTATAAACAGCGGGGCTATAAAGAAGTTTATCGTGATGGCCGGGTGTGATGGGCGAATGAAGAGCAGGGAATATTATTCAGAATTTGCACAAAAGCTGCCTGAAGATACTGTTATATTGACTGCAGGTTGTGCTAAGTACAGGTATAATAAACTGAATTTAGGGGATATAGGAGGGATCCCAAGAGTATTGGACGCAGGACAATGCAACGATTCATATTCTCTTGCACTCACAGCACTTAAGCTGAAAGAGGCCTTTGGGTTGGAGGATATAAATGAGCTTCCCATATCCTACAATATCGCATGGTATGAACAGAAAGCTGTGATAGTGTTGCTTGCGCTGCTGTATTTAGGAGTTAAGAACATCCATCTTGGACCTACACTGCCAGCATTTCTATCGTCTAATGTTGTTAATGTATTGGTAGAAAAGTTCGGAATAGCAGGAATCACTGATGTGGATAGCGACATAGAAAAGATGGCTAGATAA
- a CDS encoding FGGY-family carbohydrate kinase, whose translation MALHVITYDVGTTGIKTCVFEISNTIKLVASAMQGYNLYIMKNGGAEQDPYDWWKAMCSTTKKVLEQGSIPAKEIEGISFCSQMQGLVLVDNDGEPIRPAMSYMDQRAKAELMEGIANGLQVAGANIFKLLKSLKITGAVAASAKDPVWKYKWVERHEPDNFKKVYKWLDVKEFLICKCTGKFVMTQDSAFATLLYDTRKGREGFSKEICKMLEVNMEHLPEIVNCTDMVGCVTDQAAIQLGIKKGTPVFGGGGDASLIGIGAGAVEQGSTHIYIGTSGWVSTVVDKQIVDTQSMIASIVGANPKSFNYFAELETAGKCLEWIKDYLALDKYDYMMHLIKDVPAGSHGVIFTPWLHGNRCPFEDSNARGIFFNISLATGRNQLIHAVIEGVCYHLRWQLEAQEKKVKTSNTIRFVGGGALAPLTCQVLSDVIGRQIQTVDNPQNVGAVGAAAVAAVGIGMINKIEDVKNLIKTRKHYYPNASNKSAHDKHFRVFKTLYKNNRKSFGILNRQVH comes from the coding sequence ATGGCCCTTCATGTGATCACATATGATGTAGGAACTACCGGAATAAAGACCTGTGTGTTTGAAATTTCCAACACGATAAAGCTTGTGGCCAGTGCCATGCAAGGCTACAACCTTTATATTATGAAAAACGGCGGCGCTGAACAGGACCCTTATGATTGGTGGAAAGCCATGTGCAGCACAACAAAAAAAGTGCTTGAACAAGGCAGTATTCCCGCTAAAGAAATAGAGGGAATCTCCTTTTGCTCTCAAATGCAAGGGCTTGTCCTTGTGGATAATGATGGTGAGCCTATACGCCCTGCGATGAGTTACATGGACCAGAGGGCAAAGGCTGAACTGATGGAAGGAATAGCTAACGGCCTACAAGTAGCTGGAGCAAACATATTCAAGCTTCTCAAATCTTTGAAAATCACCGGAGCTGTGGCAGCTAGCGCAAAAGATCCTGTATGGAAGTACAAATGGGTGGAACGCCATGAACCTGATAACTTCAAAAAAGTATATAAATGGTTGGATGTAAAAGAGTTCTTAATTTGTAAATGCACCGGCAAATTTGTAATGACACAAGATAGTGCTTTTGCTACGCTGCTCTATGATACTCGAAAAGGCAGAGAAGGCTTTAGCAAAGAAATATGTAAAATGCTTGAGGTCAATATGGAACATCTCCCTGAAATAGTCAATTGCACTGACATGGTAGGATGTGTAACAGACCAGGCCGCCATTCAGCTAGGCATAAAAAAAGGTACTCCTGTATTCGGTGGTGGCGGAGACGCATCCCTTATAGGTATAGGTGCAGGTGCAGTTGAACAAGGCAGCACCCATATATATATAGGCACTTCCGGCTGGGTTTCAACTGTGGTTGACAAACAGATTGTAGACACTCAATCTATGATAGCATCTATAGTTGGTGCAAACCCTAAATCCTTCAACTATTTCGCCGAACTTGAAACGGCAGGCAAATGTCTGGAGTGGATAAAGGATTATCTGGCGCTGGATAAGTATGATTATATGATGCATTTAATAAAAGATGTTCCTGCTGGCAGCCATGGAGTTATTTTTACTCCATGGCTACACGGCAATCGATGCCCTTTCGAGGATTCTAACGCACGTGGAATATTTTTTAATATAAGTCTAGCTACAGGTAGAAACCAACTGATACACGCCGTCATTGAAGGGGTTTGTTATCATTTGAGATGGCAGCTGGAAGCTCAAGAAAAAAAAGTGAAAACCTCTAATACGATACGCTTTGTAGGTGGAGGTGCTTTAGCTCCACTTACCTGCCAGGTTCTTTCAGACGTGATCGGCCGTCAAATCCAAACAGTAGATAATCCCCAAAACGTAGGCGCAGTCGGTGCAGCGGCAGTTGCAGCAGTTGGGATTGGTATGATAAACAAGATAGAAGATGTGAAAAACTTAATCAAAACCAGAAAACACTATTACCCCAATGCCAGCAACAAGTCGGCTCATGACAAACACTTTAGAGTATTCAAAACCTTATACAAAAATAATAGAAAGAGCTTTGGCATTCTAAATAGACAAGTCCATTGA